The DNA region aGTAAGCATGCCATGCTTTGTGTTTCtcattataaatttatgaatGTTCATGGttaatagattattttaatatattttttttgaggaAAAACTTAATTGTTGTATTCTTTTGCAACTCCCGaagctaaatttttatatttgtcatgTGTCTACAGAAAGTTTTATAGTTGTTGATGATGACTGTGAGTCATGGGCTTAATGTTGTTTAACTCAGTACGTTAAAGAGAAGTTTTGGGTTCCCAGATGATAATTTGACAAGGATTTTGTCTAAATACACTGATATGTTGATGCTTGTTAGTCATAGCGGGAGAAGGAGATCAACGGGGATTGAATCTTTATCATGGAACCTTGATTTGACAATTTCTGCTGTTGAAATCTCGGCTAGAAAACAGGGTTCTTCTAGCCTTGTTTTAGTGGTTCTTTGCCTTCGACATGGGTTAAATCATGGGGGAAAGGTTTAATGAATTTAACGCTACTCTTTGtatctttcctttatttatacctctcaaggttttattaattgattttcaacttttaaCACACTTTTTGCATACAAggctctttttatttataaaaaaattataaaatagacTCAAACTCTTTTAATCCATTAAGGATTTTAAGTGCTACTTTACTAAGGATTCTGAATCCTTTTCCATCCAGGACTCACATTCCTAGCTTATATAGAAACTtggtgaaaataaaattattggtgTAGGCAAAGCAATGGTGACGTCGTGGACAATTAGAAGGCTCTGTCTGCTGGAAGAGGTGTTGAAGGTTGTGGAGTTTGATCTTTCCATTGGCTTGTCATTATAAACTTTAATTGGCAACGACAAAGATTTTGCTTCTTTAGCTGATCACTTCCAGATCCCATCATCATCAAAAATAACATCTCAACATATGATCATCCTTTTAGTTTCTGGATTATACAGTTTATAACCTTTTGTCTcattactttaataaaaaaagatatatttttctgACTTGTTATCAAATTTCTTCCTTAACACATTGGGAACATGAGAATAAGCAATCCAACCAAATATCTTGAGATGAGATGACTAatatttggtttcttttgaCTCCAAGCTTCTTGAGGagttatatcatgaaaaaaaatgtaggacacctgttcaaaacataaaatatcacAAGCAACTGcttcttaaaaaaatctaggtaattttttataatgtaacaTCTAATTATGTCCATCACAATTCTATTTTTCCTCCCCGCCATCCCATTTTGCTGAAGAGTGTATCTAGCATTCAATTGATGCTGAATACCGTACTTTTTCAAGAAATCATCACAAACATTATATTCTATAATTTTCCTATGAAGTAGCCATTTAATTTATTGCAACTTGTCTGATGCCATGTTCTGCAGAGTGaacaattcagttgccttggcTGCTCCAACAATACTGGTGAAAAGCTCTTTGGAACTGCTGGAGGATTGAAGCATGACAGCACTTTGTGTTGGTAGGTTGAGGCAATGGATTATCGAGCAGGATCTGAAGGATCGGTTTTATGACCATCCACACGTTGGGATTGAAATCATAGAAAGCGTGAGTCCCTTATTGGGAATGAAACGGGAGGAACCAGTGTTTGTATCTGCATGACCCAATGACACCAAAAGCAACTCCAACTAGCATTTTTGGTTCATTGGTTGCACTCCTGACCCAAAAAGTCCTAGTTGGAGTTGCTTCTGAGATATATCTTCTCCCTTGTTCCCAGTGTGGGATTGCGGCATTCAAAATATCAGCAGAAGAGAATGCTTTATCAATGCTTGCTTCTTAGGAGAACGTGCGTGTGCTCTGGTTCCATGCCTAGGTGGGGACTTGCGTAGGATCAACTATCAAGTGAGAATAATCTCCTGGTTAGTGAAGTGAAGCATCAGCAACAAGAAGAGCACAAATATATCAGAAAATGAATACTTGACTGTCTCTTTGTGTCTTCTTCAGTTTCATATTCATCTACCTATCTCAGAATCCTGTTACAAAGTTAAAGGAGAGTTactctcaaaaaagaaaaaagaaggaaaaattaaaggagaatTATTAGAGTCATGATGGGAAGTGCAAGTATGCTTTATGAGCTACTGAGTGCAGAGAAAAGCCTTTCTTTGAGGTAGGTTGTATTAGCAAAGTTGATTGGAGCTTCAATGCTTAAAATGAAGACACCAGGGATCCTCATAGCTTCCTTGTAATGATGAAGATTACGGAATATATCTGTCCCAGGTATGTTTCCCAGAACCAGAGTCTTTGGCCTTGTGACTTGAAGAAGGATCTTGAATATTGATATCCCTACCTGTCCATCAACAGCATCTGGTTGTTTTGTATCATCAATGACATGAAAGCAGGAATCACTTTATAGTGTCTTTTCCCAAGATAAttggaaaaaaggaaaagcaacTTAAATCCTAATTAATAAGTAATTCCTGTTTACTTTTTCAAGCCTGTACAGGTTTAGTTCTGGTACCATTATCTAAAACTTGAAAACCCACCACAATGGCAAGGCCGTCCTGGACAGAGACAAGAATAACACCAAAGAAAGCACACAACatcacaacaaaatcaaatttgtcGATCTTCCATATCTGGCAAGCAGCTGCGATGTCTATGAGGCCATTTACTGCTGTTACTATGATGGCACCCAATACAACATTGGGGGTGTACTGGAATACAGGCATTAGGAAGAGGAGGGTCACCATAACTGTCACTGACATTATAATGTTGGAAACTGACGTTTTGGCTCCTGCATTGTGATCGACAGCAGAACGAGAGAAAGCTCATGAAATTCGAAGTTCTGTCTTGATACCATGGATGTGTCTTATATTTTGAAGCACTTAATAGCATAAcagcaaagaaagaaaggatAGTAGACTGTATATGTTAGCACCTGCTGTAACACAACAGGAAGTGGCGGAGCCAATCACATTCATTAACCCAATTGCCATCATTTCCTTGTTACCATCTACCTGGTAGTTCTTCAATGCAGCAAAAATATGTATACAAGTACAGTGCAATCCAAGATTAACCTTCCTCCTTTAATGATTCATGTATTTCCAGGGAGTattaaatttattcttcataTAAAAAAGCTGATAATCCCAAAGTAAATAAGATATAtaagaatagtaaaaaaaaaaaatacaatatttttaggaaattgtaaaaaagaaagaaagatattttttatgttttcctttgtAAAATTTACCGGTCGAAATGACCGAACTGAAGTGGGTCAAATTAGGGCCCTTTATGTAGTTATAGTCCAATCAATGTTGCAGGCCCATTACACCTCCCAGTCCCAGTCCGAGGTCTTCGATTATAAAAGTAAATCTCACAGGACCAGCAGTCGCTTCGTCTGCGTCAATCTCCCGATCATCGTTTCTCCAACTCTCCCGACCAAGGTGCGATTTCTTCTCCTTGTCACGTTTCTCTTCTACTTCCCTTAACCACTCCTATTTCCATCTCTCATCGTCCATCCTTTGTTTTCAGTACTCTCTAATTTGACGGTTGGTTTCGtatttttaattacaaacaaATCACCCCTCTCCAAATATTTAGGTCTCCCTcgcagttttttcttcttttttttgcctTTGGATGTCGTTAACAATCGAACCAATCCTTTCCGATGATTGATTTCAAATAATTGCAGGGAATTCGAGAACTGTCGTACCGTGATTTTTAGTTCTAATACATGTGAGTGAGTATTCtgtattttattcaaatgtatGTGATGAATCTTAAGCTTATAGCAATCTGTCTTTTCTTAATCTTATCTTTTTTGTTCACTTGTTACATTATGTACTAGTTGACGTGACTGAGATGTGGGTTTTGGATTTACAATGGAGTAAACAATTATTGTGTTATGGACTAGAAACTGCAGGGCAACACTGAGTGCTCCAATCTAATGGGTCTATTTGTGATAAACTGGGACCTCAATCAATAAATTTTGTGCGCGCTCGTGTGTGTGGGTAGGCGAGGTTCCTTTTACATGTATTCCTGCTGTTTAAGTGAGTGAGATAAAGATAGATTAGATACGTTTCCTGGTTTTCAAATATGTAATAAAATCTCCTAGAAGGTGGCCATGTTGTCTAGGTTCTCACTTTTTTTGGTTTAGGTATGATGTCTGAAGGGTCCTGATCATGAAACTGTTTTGCATAACAATGGAATGACTATGACTATCTTGTAGCACCATTTGGGACAATTATGCTTAGAAACCATTAAAGGCTTGTGTAAGCGTGTTTGTTCTGGCTTAGTTATTTTGTTATGCAGATATCGTTTGTTGGATCAGTTTTAAGCAACAACTTTGTTTTGCTGTTTGTTAAACTagcatttttatatttggagATATGTTTGTCACCATGTTCTTGCAAATGCATTAGTCATATGGAGATGTGCTAATAATACCTTTGTCAGGGAAGATAAAGAAGTTATATACCCGCAtggttttgaatatatttttgtatttcactCTATTCTGTTTCTCACCTATACATGCATTTGCTCCCTTTCAATTAAACTTAGGGCGGACGAGGAACCTGTCGATCCGAAGAAGTATCTTGAGGAATCTTGCAAGCCTAAATGTGTGAAGCCTTTGCTTGAATATCAGGTAAAGCATTTTTATATTCATACTTGTTTATAGAATGCGTGAGTGAAAATTATGGATTGTTTACATGtagttattttgtttatcttttcatttttccagTATCTAGATATCAAATGAATGTGGTCTTCGTTCAGCGACTTCTGAAATCTGACgtcttataaaatttaaaaaaaaactctgggTCCATCAAAGCACCTTTTTACTTCATTTTCAATCCTTCGCTGCTTGATAAGATATAAGATCCTGTTTGATAACTTGTTGGGAAAATGTTGATCATCTCCTTGTTGGTGCCATAATTTTTGGCtatatgaatttttgaaatcaTTTCTTTGGTAGTTACTACTgaaaaatcttttcttttactggTTTCTTCCGAATGGCTATTTCTTGAGCTTGGAGGATTTGATTTTATGGCCAAAAGCATATAACTTCTGTGGCACTTATTACAGGCATGTGTTAAGAGAATTCAAGGTGATGAGACTGGCCACAAACATTGTACTGGACAGTACTTTGATTACTGGTCCTGTGTTGATAAATGCGTAAGTTGTGTTTCAGTGTTTCAAATTTCGTCAAGATTTTGATTCAGGTCATCAACTGAATTTGCCATTTTGGACAGGTTGCTCTGAAGCTGTTTTCGAAACTGAAGTAGTAGGGATGCTGTTAGGGCACTTTCATTTCCTGTTGTATCTTTTGAAATGTCAGATCATGGGCTCGTTTCCACTATCTGCGGCACCTCTTTTCGATTTGATCAGCAaacattttttgaattaaaataatggaAGATGTCTTAAATTGATTGCTTTGTAACTTGTAAGTTGTGAAGGTGATATATCATGCGAGGTCATgttgaaaattttaaagatggaGGCTATATATCGCTTCAGGGTGGATTGATTTTGCAGttcagcttcttctttttttaaaaaaaaaaaaaaaatgatttttttgtgttttttaatcctttttatttattaatattaaaaataaaatttaaaaaataaaaaaatatattattttaatatatttctaaataaaaaacacacaaggaacTAAATATATCACAAAATCTGTATAACTATGCCCATGCCTTTCTATAACACTGCTAGAAGAGATGATGCTTCCGATGATATTTGTTCAGATACTGTTGTGTTGATATATACAATTCAATTCAATGTTTCGCTTCATAGAAGGTATTAGCTGTCTAAACTTATAGATGATCGGACCGAATTCTTTGCTTTTTCTACATGGCAATCATTTCAGCGTCCTATATATTCTGCAGTCATGCATGATCTCTGCTCGCTCGCTAGATTGACTTGTTTAGACTTTTCACTGCCTTAGGGCTGTAGAATCTCAACGTTTGTTTATGTGatataaaagtgttttttgaaataaaatgaattttttttaataattttaaattgttttaatatattgatattaaaaataaataaataattattttaatatattttgactaaataatattttaaaaattcttataGAAGGTTTTTCAGTTTGAATTTGTGAACCTTGTGATTCCAAAAGGGTTCATTAGATCCCCAGCATTCTAAGCTAGTCAAAAAGTTAATCTTCCTATAAATTATCGTTAAACAAATTTTGTTCATTATTTGATATCCTggatttgagatcattttttgAACAGGATGTTTCGACAAGATCATTCAAAAAAGGGATTCAATCTTGAttgatatatagatatattcaAGGATTATCACTGAAAAAAAAgaggctattttttttaatttcagtagAAAATGGTAATGAAAGTGAAGGAATAAATTTGTTAGAAGTGAAAAATCTAAAAGGCGGCGGCTAGTATTAAAGCCGCAGAATTCAATGTGATTGAAATCGGGAACCAGTGGGACTACGGACTACCTAGTCCTCCGCCATTATACGGTGTATCCTCCGCCCAAAACGGGTTGCAAACCAGACCTGACCTTGTTCATTTTTCAGATGCGAAATTGTCGCCTCAAACACGGAATGGATAGACTTCGTCTTTATCGTTTTCACCAACCAAAAAAGAGAGCCCAGTTGTGGCCCAACAAAACTCAGCCCAATCTCAGGTCACAAATCTCTGCCAAGCATCCTGAGATCAACTGTGACATAGTTTGCATGAGTGAACGATCTCTGTATCCGTCATTAACTCTAATCTAAGGTACAGTTCCTTGTCTCTcattaactcatcaaatcatcaaagtctcctttgttttttcgTTCAATTTCTCCCTTATTTTCGTATTctgatttataataaataaataaagcagcaTTTCTAAAATTCAAGGCTCGCCATTAATGCCCgtatctaaaattaaattaatcgcCGTCCTCTCTGCAGGGAGCACCGCAAATTATCATATCGTGCCTTTTTTTAGCTCTAATACATGTGAGTATTAGGCTCCCTCTATCTTGTTAAGCTACTGCTAATCATAATTGAATCTGGGTGTATCAGAATTTTGATGGGCTTTTGGCTCGCCATGCTGTGGTGTTGCACAATTTCTGATATTATCTAGTTGTAATCAATATGGAATTATCTGTTAAGTGTTGTTGTGTTGGTTTCAGGTTTAAGGTCGTTTATAAGGATGGGTGCATTGGGGAAACCAATTGCTGTCGTGTTTTGTATGGTGCTGAATCCATGTAATTAATGGGTGTAATTGTGATAAACTGGGATCTTGgacctataaaaaatattttttttttaaagaaaccaTGAAAGGCTGATTTGTACATCTTAAGCATTCTCAATCTCATACTGGTTTTAAATTTACTATTCGAAGGCaaagatttatttgtttttaagcaAGATTTTGATCCATAATAAGAATTTTATCCATGATTGGATATTGCTTGGTCCCAAGTCCCAACACTATCATGTTTTCAGACACAAAAACATGGATGCTAAGATTAAAAACATGCTTATACCTGTGGTAGAGTCAGTAATGAACCTTATCTGCTCGCATGgttctgaattttattttgcatgtcATAGTTTTTTCATGTCTTACTATGCATGCGcttgttgttttcatttaattaaattcaggGCGGACGAGGAACTTGTTGATCAAAAGAAGTATCTCGAGGACTCTTGCAGGCCTAAATGTGTGAAGCCTCTACTTGAATATGAGGTGAAGCACTTTCACAATTTAACTTGTCACTTCTTTTTCCTTGCCTTCTTGTTCTCTAAACATGCAATGAATATGATTCTTGACTTTATGTCTTCTGGCCGTTGACTTATATCCAATACCTTCCTAAGCTATTTGATGTTATACTCCCTTAGATTTCCATAACGGAATTGTTTTATGCGTATACAAGTACTTAAAAATCTTGTCAGGAACTAATAGAAATGACGCTGCTTATTGTTTTATATGGCACTTCATCAGTCTTGGGTCGTGAAATGATCAGTGTGTGTGAGAAATTTGGCCTCAGTTA from Populus alba chromosome 14, ASM523922v2, whole genome shotgun sequence includes:
- the LOC118041459 gene encoding probable sulfate transporter 3.3, whose translation is MAIGLMNVIGSATSCCVTAGAKTSVSNIIMSVTVMVTLLFLMPVFQYTPNVVLGAIIVTAVNGLIDIAAACQIWKIDKFDFVVMLCAFFGVILVSVQDGLAIVVGFQVLDNDAVDGQVGISIFKILLQVTRPKTLVLGNIPGTDIFRNLHHYKEAMRIPGVFILSIEAPINFANTTYLKERLFSALSSS
- the LOC118041467 gene encoding cytochrome b-c1 complex subunit 6-1, mitochondrial; translation: MADEEPVDPKKYLEESCKPKCVKPLLEYQACVKRIQGDETGHKHCTGQYFDYWSCVDKCVALKLFSKLK
- the LOC118056394 gene encoding cytochrome b-c1 complex subunit 6-1, mitochondrial isoform X1, with translation MDAKIKNMLIPVVESVMNLICSHGSEFYFACHSFFMSYYACACCFHLIKFRADEELVDQKKYLEDSCRPKCVKPLLEYEACVKRVEGDDSGHKHCTGQYFDYWFCIDKCVAPKLFSKLK